CGTTGCCGTGCTCGGGCTCGCAGCGTTCCTCCTGGCAATTGTGCACAGGGGGCTCTTGGGAGGAACCCTCGACGCTACCGCCATCGGGCACCTGCTCGATGTCGGGTTGGTGGTGTTCATCGCGCTCGAGCTCTTCAAGATTGGAATCGCACATCTGCGCAACCGCAGCATCGTGCCAACGGTGATGGAGGCCGCGCTGATCGCGGTCGTCAGAAAGATTGTGGTGATGGAACTCGACGCGGAAACTTTTCCGAGGGTCCTACCCCTCTCGCTGCTCCTGCTGTCCGTCGGCGCCACCTGGTTCCTGGTCCATCGGTCCCACGCCAGCGTTGGCCCTACTTCGAACCGCGAATAGACGGTGAAGCTGCGTCCCGATGCTGATGGCTCCCGCTGCAGCGAGGCAAAGCGCCTTCGCTACTTCCTCGGTCGCTTGAAGAGGTCTCCAAGGCCCTTGCGTGCTCGGTTCACCGGGTTATCGCTCCCTTGCTGCCGCAGCCCCCCTGGCAGCAGGCCCTTGGCGACGTCCAGCGTGCTGCCAGGCTTCACCTCAGGCGCTCTGAGCGTGCCCGTGATCGTGAGTGGGATCGTCACCGGCGCCTTCATTGGAATCGCACCGCGGGTGATGGCCGAGACGAACTGCTCGGAAGCGTTGATCGTGCCCTTGAGCTCCAGGCGCTGATCGAGGCCCACCCGGCCATCCAGGGTCCCGTTGCCAATGTCCGACTGGAACGCCATGGGCTTTGTAAACGCGACCCATCCGCCCTGGACCCGGAACTGCGCGCTCAGGTCGTTCAGTCGGGTGCCCTGCGCCGCTCTCTGGACCGTGCCAGTCGCGTCCTTGAGCCCCAGTACCTCCAAGCCCCGCGTCAGTACCGGAGCCACCTCCGCACCGACGTCTGCGGTCGTGAGGGCACCGTCGCGAAGCTGCACGCTCCCGCCGCCGGTGACGCTGTCCCGCGCTTGGGCCCAATCCACGCCGGTACCGGTGAGCTGAAGCTCGCCGCTGGCTTGGCCCCTCAGTGACGGTTGTCCCGAAAGCGACTGGAAGGCCTTCGCGGTGTCCATTCCGGCGAGGACCACCTTGAGTGTCCACTCCGGCTGCTGCTTGGTGAGGTCCACCCGCGTCCCCGTGAGGTCAGCGTGCCCGCCATAGAGCGTTGCGCCACCACGCTGCACGAGGAGCACGCCGTCATCCAGCCTCGCCTGCGCGTCGACGTCGGTGGCCACGAGCGCACCGTGGTGGAGCTTCGCCAGCTTGAGTGTTCCTCCCACATCGACCTCCCCAAGCTGCGCGCGCACCGAGGCAGGCAGCGCGGTGGCCGATGCTTCATCCTTCGGCTGCGGTGGCAGCACTCCGAGCAGGTGCTTCACGTCGAACTCCTGCCCTTGCAACGCGAAGCGCACGCGCGTGGGCGCCATCCAGGCCGAGGCCGTGCCGCCGAGCTGGACGCCGGGGCCCTTGAGCGCAATCTGCGTGAAGTCCACCTTCGCCGCCTTCACATGGGCCGGGTCGATGCGCGAGGTGAATGCGAACGAGCCGCTCGCCGGCTCACCACGAAGCTTCAACGCTCTCGCTGAGCCATGGCCCGAGAGCGCGTACGCGCCCTGGTCGGTCTTCACATCCGCGCCGATGTCCATCCGGCCGCCCGTGAAATAACCAGCCGCCTTCGGGGGCAGGAAGTTCCGGAATGCGTTCACGGAGAGGTCCTTGCCGCGCAGGTGCAGCGTCACCTCGGGTACCGGCTGGCCGGGCTGGAGCTTCCCGGCGGGGAGCGGGTCGACCTTGAAGTCCACCGTCACGTTCTGCTCCGATGCGGCGAGCGCTGCCCTCATGGCGCCCTCGAGCGCCAGTCCCGGTCCGAGGCCCTTCAATTCCACGTCGATGTCCCGAAGCACGACCGCGGCGGTGCCACCGGCCGCCTGCAGGTCCGTCACATTCACGACGCCATCTCGAATCCGAAGGTCCTCGACGAACGCCCCTCGCTCGGACTCGGAGCGGGTGCTCCCGAGTGATTCGTGGTTCCACGTCCCGTCTTCGCGCCGCACCAGGTTCAGCTTCGTGGCATCGAGCTTCAGCGCGCTCACGCGCACATCCTTGCCGAGACTCCGAATCAGCGGCCAGAGCTGAACGGTCGCAGTCGCACGTGGAGCCTCCAGGAACGGTGGCTCGTTGCCGTCACCCTCGACCCGCAGGTTCATGAGCGTGGCGCCGGGCGTCGGAAGCCAGTGGGCATCAAGCTTTTCGACGCTCACAGGACGGCCGAGGGAGCTGGTGGCGATGGCCTCGAGCTGCCCGCGCAGACGCTCGGCGATCCACGACGGCTTCAGGGCCAGCGCACCGGCAGCCAGCACCAGCACGGCGGCCGCGACACCGAGCGCGACCTTCAAGCCACGGCGGACGGAGTGCGCGGTTCTCTTCATGCCCATGTAAGATGAGCGGCCCCTGGCCCCGCGGAGCCCCCAGTCAACCAGGCTCCTCTTGGGCCGCGCCTGCAAGAGACGGCTGTCTCGCCGCCCG
This Myxococcus virescens DNA region includes the following protein-coding sequences:
- a CDS encoding phosphate-starvation-inducible PsiE family protein yields the protein MGARSTIERWLERIEASLSVGVTLGTAVVAVLGLAAFLLAIVHRGLLGGTLDATAIGHLLDVGLVVFIALELFKIGIAHLRNRSIVPTVMEAALIAVVRKIVVMELDAETFPRVLPLSLLLLSVGATWFLVHRSHASVGPTSNRE
- a CDS encoding AsmA family protein is translated as MQARPKRSLVDWGLRGARGRSSYMGMKRTAHSVRRGLKVALGVAAAVLVLAAGALALKPSWIAERLRGQLEAIATSSLGRPVSVEKLDAHWLPTPGATLMNLRVEGDGNEPPFLEAPRATATVQLWPLIRSLGKDVRVSALKLDATKLNLVRREDGTWNHESLGSTRSESERGAFVEDLRIRDGVVNVTDLQAAGGTAAVVLRDIDVELKGLGPGLALEGAMRAALAASEQNVTVDFKVDPLPAGKLQPGQPVPEVTLHLRGKDLSVNAFRNFLPPKAAGYFTGGRMDIGADVKTDQGAYALSGHGSARALKLRGEPASGSFAFTSRIDPAHVKAAKVDFTQIALKGPGVQLGGTASAWMAPTRVRFALQGQEFDVKHLLGVLPPQPKDEASATALPASVRAQLGEVDVGGTLKLAKLHHGALVATDVDAQARLDDGVLLVQRGGATLYGGHADLTGTRVDLTKQQPEWTLKVVLAGMDTAKAFQSLSGQPSLRGQASGELQLTGTGVDWAQARDSVTGGGSVQLRDGALTTADVGAEVAPVLTRGLEVLGLKDATGTVQRAAQGTRLNDLSAQFRVQGGWVAFTKPMAFQSDIGNGTLDGRVGLDQRLELKGTINASEQFVSAITRGAIPMKAPVTIPLTITGTLRAPEVKPGSTLDVAKGLLPGGLRQQGSDNPVNRARKGLGDLFKRPRK